In one Winogradskyella sp. MH6 genomic region, the following are encoded:
- a CDS encoding dihydrolipoamide dehydrogenase, whose protein sequence is MKRILSLITVFTLLFTACEGDPGPQGPPGFNGQDGLDGVNFVGQSFERTINFTSTNDYIVDIEIPLDIELLETDMVLVYRFLGQIDGFDVWKPLPETVYTDDGGEFQYNFEHNYDFVTIYLNAPSTFDFNSLLDEDRLDQIFRIVVLPVDFVNSTDIDLNNYNDVVQYVQ, encoded by the coding sequence ATGAAGCGTATTTTATCCTTAATTACCGTATTTACTTTATTGTTTACAGCCTGTGAAGGTGATCCAGGACCACAAGGGCCTCCTGGTTTTAATGGACAAGATGGACTAGATGGTGTTAACTTTGTAGGGCAATCCTTTGAAAGAACCATAAATTTCACTTCTACAAATGATTATATTGTAGACATAGAAATTCCTCTTGATATTGAACTGCTTGAAACAGACATGGTTTTAGTCTATAGATTTCTAGGGCAGATAGATGGTTTTGACGTTTGGAAACCATTGCCAGAGACAGTTTACACAGATGATGGCGGCGAATTTCAATACAACTTTGAACACAATTATGATTTTGTCACCATTTATTTAAACGCTCCATCTACATTCGATTTCAATTCACTTTTAGATGAAGACCGATTAGATCAAATATTTAGGATTGTGGTCTTACCTGTTGATTTTGTAAATAGCACTGACATAGATCTCAATAACTATAATGATGTAGTTCAATATGTACAATAG
- a CDS encoding Nramp family divalent metal transporter, giving the protein MKNWFKNIGPGPLVAAAFIGPGTVTVCTLAGVNFGYALLWAMVLSVFATIVLQEMAARLGIIAQKGLSQVIREEVKSPVLRGFSVVLVLSAIVVGNAAYEAGNISGGALGLETLLGHPTVNIFNVELSVLPWVLGLLVSMLLYLGTYKVLEKVLVGLVILMSLAFLSTTILTKPDVISILKNMLVPQFPDEGILTIVALIGTTVVPYNLFLHASLAKTKWNKKSDIKLARKDTVLAVVLGGIVSMSIIISAAAINIKDVSNAADLALALEPLFGVNAKYFLSVGLFAAGITSAITAPLAAAYVASGCLDWKADLKSSRFRAVWMFILGLGVVFSSVGFKSIEIIKFAQVANGLLLPIIAGFLLWIMNKTSVLGTYKNSKFQNFLGLIILVITILLGLKVILSVFNLI; this is encoded by the coding sequence ATGAAAAACTGGTTCAAAAATATTGGGCCAGGACCTTTGGTAGCTGCTGCATTTATTGGTCCAGGAACTGTAACCGTTTGTACTTTAGCAGGTGTTAACTTTGGTTATGCCTTGCTTTGGGCAATGGTATTGTCGGTTTTTGCAACAATAGTTTTGCAAGAGATGGCAGCACGATTAGGAATTATTGCCCAGAAAGGATTATCTCAGGTTATCCGAGAAGAGGTAAAAAGTCCTGTTTTAAGAGGTTTTAGTGTTGTTTTAGTGTTATCAGCCATTGTTGTTGGTAATGCAGCTTACGAAGCAGGAAACATTAGTGGAGGTGCGTTGGGTTTAGAAACACTTTTAGGGCATCCAACCGTTAATATATTTAATGTAGAGTTATCTGTTCTTCCATGGGTATTAGGATTACTGGTCTCTATGCTACTGTACTTAGGAACTTATAAAGTGCTTGAAAAAGTTTTAGTAGGTCTCGTTATTTTAATGAGTTTGGCGTTTTTGTCAACAACAATTCTTACCAAACCAGATGTTATTAGTATACTGAAAAATATGCTGGTACCACAATTCCCTGATGAAGGTATATTAACTATTGTGGCACTTATTGGTACAACTGTAGTGCCTTACAATCTGTTTTTGCATGCCTCGTTGGCAAAAACGAAATGGAACAAGAAATCGGATATTAAATTGGCTAGAAAAGATACTGTTTTGGCTGTGGTTTTGGGAGGTATTGTTTCTATGAGTATTATTATTTCTGCAGCGGCAATCAATATAAAAGATGTAAGTAATGCAGCAGATTTAGCTTTGGCTTTAGAGCCATTATTTGGTGTTAATGCCAAATATTTTTTATCGGTTGGCCTATTTGCAGCAGGAATCACAAGTGCTATTACAGCACCTTTAGCTGCAGCTTATGTGGCAAGTGGTTGCTTAGATTGGAAAGCTGATTTAAAATCTTCACGATTTAGAGCAGTTTGGATGTTTATCTTAGGTCTTGGTGTTGTGTTTTCTTCGGTAGGTTTTAAATCCATAGAAATTATAAAATTCGCGCAAGTTGCTAATGGTTTGCTATTACCTATAATTGCTGGATTTTTATTGTGGATTATGAATAAAACATCAGTTTTAGGCACCTATAAAAACTCAAAATTTCAAAACTTTTTGGGTTTAATTATTTTGGTAATCACTATCTTATTAGGACTAAAAGTAATTCTAAGTGTTTTTAATCTTATATGA
- the panB gene encoding 3-methyl-2-oxobutanoate hydroxymethyltransferase gives MSVAKKEYKRITVKSLVEMKSRGEKISMLTAYDYTMAKIVDGAGVDVILVGDSASNVMAGHETTLPITLDQMIYHASSVVRAIDRALVVVDLPFGTYQSDPKEALRSAIRIMKESGGHAVKLEGGKEIKDSIKRILNAGIPVMGHLGLTPQSIYKFGTYTVRAKEEQEAQQLKEDAKMLEKAGCFAIVLEKIPAALAKEVADSVSIPVIGIGAGDGVDGQVLVLHDMIGMTHEFNPRFLRRYMNLYEEMTNAIGQYVEDVKSQDFPNEKEQY, from the coding sequence ATGTCAGTCGCAAAAAAAGAATATAAAAGAATAACCGTAAAAAGCCTTGTAGAAATGAAATCTAGAGGCGAAAAAATATCAATGCTCACCGCTTATGATTATACAATGGCAAAAATTGTAGATGGAGCTGGTGTTGATGTTATTTTGGTTGGTGATTCTGCAAGTAATGTTATGGCAGGTCACGAAACAACACTTCCCATTACATTAGACCAAATGATATATCACGCCTCTTCGGTTGTTCGTGCAATAGATAGAGCATTAGTTGTTGTAGATTTACCTTTTGGTACATACCAAAGTGATCCTAAAGAAGCGTTACGTTCTGCAATTAGAATTATGAAAGAATCTGGTGGACATGCTGTGAAATTAGAAGGAGGTAAAGAAATTAAAGATTCTATTAAGCGTATTTTAAATGCTGGGATTCCTGTAATGGGTCATTTAGGACTAACACCTCAGTCTATCTATAAATTTGGAACCTATACAGTAAGAGCAAAAGAAGAACAAGAAGCACAACAATTAAAAGAGGATGCCAAAATGCTTGAAAAAGCAGGTTGTTTTGCTATTGTATTAGAAAAAATACCTGCTGCTTTAGCTAAAGAAGTTGCTGATAGTGTGAGTATTCCTGTTATTGGTATTGGAGCTGGAGATGGTGTTGATGGCCAAGTGTTAGTACTTCATGATATGATTGGCATGACTCACGAATTTAACCCAAGATTTTTACGCCGTTACATGAACCTTTACGAAGAGATGACGAATGCTATTGGACAATATGTAGAAGATGTAAAGAGTCAGGATTTTCCTAATGAGAAAGAGCAGTATTAA
- the pxpB gene encoding 5-oxoprolinase subunit PxpB, translating into MEYELKFSRYNEHSILIEWPAIMDENMLKDILNFKNIIEKKYIKQKVEVINAFNSILVIYNYTIDNINDEIFRLKALKFTEDDLVDSKSKLWKIPVCYDDEFGMDLNEFSKQKQLSETEVIELHSTAIYTIFFIGFLPGFLYLGGLDKKLHLDRKSTPNLDVKKGAVGIGGNQTGIYPQNSPGGWHIIGNTPVDFFNPKTNPPCVFNAGDQLKFYPISKSEFLDLEQDVKHGCFQLKPLQNA; encoded by the coding sequence ATGGAGTATGAATTAAAATTTTCGCGTTATAATGAACATTCAATTTTAATTGAATGGCCAGCTATTATGGATGAAAATATGCTAAAAGACATCCTTAATTTCAAAAATATAATTGAGAAAAAATATATTAAACAAAAAGTTGAGGTAATTAATGCATTCAATTCGATATTAGTAATTTATAATTACACTATAGATAATATCAATGATGAGATATTTAGGCTAAAAGCGCTAAAATTTACCGAAGATGATCTTGTAGATTCAAAATCTAAGTTATGGAAAATTCCGGTGTGTTATGACGATGAATTCGGGATGGATTTAAACGAATTTTCCAAACAAAAACAGCTTTCAGAAACTGAAGTTATTGAGCTTCATTCTACTGCAATATACACCATTTTTTTTATAGGGTTTTTACCTGGGTTTTTATACTTGGGAGGGCTCGATAAGAAGCTCCATTTAGATCGAAAATCAACACCAAATTTAGATGTGAAAAAAGGTGCTGTTGGCATAGGAGGAAACCAAACCGGAATCTATCCACAAAACAGTCCTGGAGGTTGGCATATTATTGGCAATACTCCTGTAGATTTTTTCAATCCAAAAACAAATCCTCCTTGTGTTTTTAATGCAGGTGATCAACTCAAATTTTATCCCATTTCTAAGTCAGAATTTTTAGACTTAGAACAAGATGTAAAGCATGGTTGTTTTCAATTAAAGCCTTTACAAAATGCTTAA
- a CDS encoding RluA family pseudouridine synthase: MSKILSNKNNLQILYEDNHIIVVNKRAGDIVQGDKTGDKPLSDVVKDFLKDKYNKPGNVYLGVVHRLDRPTTGIVLFAKTSKALPRLNKLFAEKKTNKTYWALVKNKPPKTQDRLVNWLKKNPKNNKSTAFDNEVEGSKKAILNYRILKTLDNFYLLEIDLETGRHHQIRCQLAKIGCPIKGDLKYGFPRSNKDASISLHARQLEFTHPVKKEKLSITAPLPEDALWLACED, translated from the coding sequence GTGTCAAAAATTTTATCAAATAAGAACAATCTTCAAATCCTTTATGAAGACAACCACATCATTGTGGTTAACAAACGTGCTGGAGATATTGTACAAGGTGATAAAACTGGTGACAAACCGCTAAGCGATGTTGTAAAAGACTTTTTAAAAGACAAATACAACAAGCCTGGTAATGTGTATTTGGGTGTAGTACATCGCTTAGACAGACCTACTACAGGTATTGTGCTTTTTGCTAAAACCAGTAAAGCCTTACCACGTTTAAATAAATTATTTGCTGAAAAGAAAACCAATAAAACCTATTGGGCTTTGGTAAAAAACAAACCACCAAAAACACAAGACAGACTTGTAAATTGGCTAAAGAAAAACCCAAAGAACAATAAATCTACTGCCTTTGACAACGAAGTTGAAGGCAGTAAAAAAGCAATTTTAAATTATCGTATTCTCAAAACTTTAGATAATTTCTACTTACTTGAAATTGATTTAGAAACCGGAAGACATCACCAAATTCGTTGTCAGTTGGCCAAAATTGGTTGCCCAATAAAAGGGGATTTAAAATATGGGTTTCCTCGTAGCAACAAGGACGCTAGCATAAGCCTTCATGCCAGACAACTAGAATTTACGCATCCTGTAAAAAAAGAAAAACTTAGCATTACCGCACCTTTACCAGAAGATGCCTTATGGCTAGCTTGCGAAGATTAA
- the pxpA gene encoding 5-oxoprolinase subunit PxpA, which translates to MSFKTVDINADVGEGLGNEALLMPYLSSCNIACGGHAGDAKTMTEVVRLAKNHEVKIGAHPSFPDPLNFGRAVMDISAADLYSSLKSQIRRLQQILHKENAQLHHIKPHGALYNLAAKDEKTAKIIIEVVKSIAMPIQLYVPYNSAISKLAEQEKVNMTFEAFADRNYEENLSLVSRKKEDAILHKNSKILNHILGMIHREKVTTINGVEVPIKASTFCVHGDTKNALEILEFLTKELPKYNVKIQ; encoded by the coding sequence ATGAGTTTTAAAACTGTAGATATTAATGCCGATGTTGGTGAAGGTTTGGGTAACGAAGCGTTGCTGATGCCTTATTTATCGTCCTGTAACATTGCTTGTGGAGGTCATGCAGGCGATGCCAAAACCATGACTGAAGTAGTGCGTTTAGCCAAAAATCATGAGGTGAAGATAGGTGCGCATCCTTCATTTCCTGACCCATTGAATTTTGGAAGGGCTGTTATGGATATATCTGCAGCAGACTTGTACAGTAGTTTAAAGTCGCAAATTCGAAGACTGCAACAAATTCTGCATAAGGAAAATGCACAATTACATCATATAAAACCACATGGTGCGCTTTATAATTTAGCAGCTAAAGATGAAAAAACAGCCAAAATAATTATTGAAGTGGTAAAAAGTATAGCCATGCCAATTCAACTTTATGTGCCCTATAATTCTGCAATTTCTAAGCTTGCTGAGCAGGAAAAAGTCAATATGACTTTTGAGGCTTTTGCAGATCGAAATTATGAAGAAAATTTAAGTCTGGTTTCGCGTAAAAAAGAGGATGCAATTTTACATAAAAATTCCAAAATTTTGAATCATATTTTAGGGATGATTCATCGCGAAAAAGTAACGACAATTAATGGAGTAGAAGTGCCAATAAAAGCATCGACATTTTGTGTGCATGGAGATACTAAAAATGCACTTGAAATTTTGGAATTTTTAACGAAGGAATTGCCAAAATATAATGTAAAAATTCAGTAG
- a CDS encoding sensor histidine kinase — translation MLYICLLIYYSVQKRITEEEIALIVYVVFFVLTIVVVFVAFFLTFQKRKNQLLLKNIEQQKQFDQELIKTQQEIQEQTLKNVGRELHDNVGQLLAFATMQMNSVSRNATEDLKPKVENASEALRESLAEVRALSKSLNSDVIQNMGFKATVENEINRLNKSGLIEASLKIKGKDQNLENKKDEIILFRIIQEFLSNTLKYAEAETLKVYLDYGIDKLKIKVKDDGVGFDTEGAEQGSGMTNMKKRAELLDAKFSLESEPDKGTVLTLIYPYRKA, via the coding sequence ATGCTTTACATTTGCCTTCTTATATACTATTCAGTTCAAAAAAGAATAACAGAAGAAGAGATTGCATTAATTGTATATGTTGTCTTTTTTGTATTAACTATTGTTGTTGTTTTTGTTGCTTTCTTTTTGACCTTTCAAAAGAGAAAAAACCAACTATTATTAAAAAATATTGAACAACAAAAGCAATTTGACCAAGAGCTAATAAAAACACAACAGGAAATTCAGGAGCAAACGCTTAAGAATGTTGGGAGAGAACTGCACGACAATGTTGGTCAGTTATTAGCTTTTGCAACTATGCAAATGAATAGTGTGTCTCGTAATGCTACTGAAGACCTTAAGCCTAAAGTAGAGAACGCTTCAGAAGCCTTGAGGGAGAGTCTCGCTGAAGTCAGAGCCTTATCAAAATCACTAAACAGTGATGTGATACAAAATATGGGTTTTAAGGCAACTGTTGAAAATGAAATTAATCGCTTAAACAAATCAGGCTTAATAGAAGCATCGCTTAAAATTAAAGGTAAGGATCAAAATCTTGAGAATAAAAAGGATGAAATTATTTTGTTCAGGATAATCCAAGAGTTTCTTTCTAATACCTTAAAATATGCTGAAGCTGAAACTTTAAAAGTTTATCTGGACTATGGTATCGATAAGCTCAAAATTAAGGTTAAAGATGATGGAGTAGGGTTTGATACAGAAGGTGCTGAACAAGGTTCTGGAATGACAAATATGAAAAAGCGCGCTGAACTTTTGGATGCTAAATTTAGCTTAGAATCAGAGCCAGATAAAGGCACTGTGCTTACCTTAATCTATCCGTATCGTAAAGCTTAA
- a CDS encoding nuclear transport factor 2 family protein: MKKLLLLIMFCCSFGVQAQDTDSEAVKATIVNFFDAFHKQDTTALKTMAKGDIKLQSISVNKEGKSVLHESEYGQFLKNIASIPKDNTFEEKLLSFNIQVDGNMANAWTPYEFWYNGNFSHCGVNSFQLMKEDDVWKIIYLVDTRRREECKK, encoded by the coding sequence ATGAAAAAACTATTACTATTAATCATGTTTTGCTGTTCGTTTGGTGTTCAGGCACAAGACACAGATTCTGAAGCTGTAAAAGCAACAATTGTCAACTTTTTTGATGCGTTTCACAAACAAGATACCACAGCTTTAAAAACCATGGCAAAAGGTGACATAAAGCTACAATCAATCTCTGTAAATAAAGAGGGTAAATCAGTCTTACATGAAAGTGAATACGGTCAGTTTTTAAAAAACATTGCAAGTATTCCAAAGGATAATACATTTGAAGAAAAGTTATTAAGCTTCAATATTCAAGTAGATGGAAATATGGCAAACGCTTGGACACCTTACGAATTTTGGTATAACGGAAACTTTAGCCATTGTGGGGTCAATTCTTTCCAATTAATGAAAGAAGATGACGTGTGGAAAATTATTTATTTAGTAGACACAAGACGAAGAGAAGAATGCAAAAAATAG
- a CDS encoding biotin-dependent carboxyltransferase family protein, giving the protein MLKVLQPGFYSTLQDYGRFGYRDYGVPVSGVMDSYSAQFANALLGNTKDAALIEMTMVGGKFQFLEPTTIVVSGAFMNPKLNDMPIEQHKLMHIHSNDVLHFAQVEQGFRTYLAIKGGFKSDVLLGSRSQYNPVTSNNTIHKGELVPYQSFSSLHGSNSKVKFDDSILKSNTLDVFKGPEFDRLSEKQKQQIENGEFKVSKNNNRMAYQLEPMVENDLEPILSAPVLPGTVQLTPNGNLIVLTRDCQTTGGYPRVLQLMESAINMLAQKTTGNTLKFRLKE; this is encoded by the coding sequence ATGCTTAAAGTTCTACAACCTGGATTTTATTCAACCCTACAAGATTATGGTCGTTTTGGCTATAGAGACTATGGAGTTCCTGTTTCTGGTGTTATGGATTCGTATTCGGCTCAATTTGCAAATGCTTTGCTTGGTAATACTAAAGATGCTGCACTTATTGAAATGACTATGGTAGGTGGTAAATTTCAGTTTTTAGAACCAACCACTATTGTTGTTTCTGGTGCTTTTATGAATCCTAAACTCAATGATATGCCTATTGAGCAGCATAAATTAATGCATATTCACTCTAATGATGTATTGCATTTTGCACAAGTAGAGCAAGGCTTTAGAACCTACTTAGCCATTAAAGGAGGTTTTAAATCTGATGTGCTTTTAGGGAGTAGAAGCCAGTACAATCCAGTTACTTCCAACAACACAATACACAAAGGAGAGTTAGTTCCTTATCAATCTTTTTCTAGCCTTCATGGTTCAAATTCTAAAGTCAAATTTGATGATTCCATATTGAAGTCTAACACCTTAGATGTCTTCAAAGGGCCTGAATTTGATAGACTTTCAGAAAAACAAAAACAGCAAATAGAAAATGGAGAGTTCAAAGTGTCAAAAAACAATAACCGAATGGCTTATCAGTTAGAGCCAATGGTTGAAAATGACTTAGAACCAATACTAAGTGCACCAGTTTTACCTGGAACTGTCCAACTTACACCAAATGGCAATTTAATAGTTTTAACGAGAGATTGCCAAACTACAGGAGGCTATCCAAGAGTACTACAGTTGATGGAAAGCGCAATAAATATGCTTGCTCAAAAAACAACAGGAAACACATTAAAATTTAGATTAAAAGAATAA
- a CDS encoding L-serine ammonia-lyase, giving the protein MECISVFDMLKIGVGPSSSHTLGPWRAAERWIKELKDKNRFHKVEKVTVDLYGSLSLTGKGHATDLAVLLGLTGADPERIPVDTIDIIISSIKNTNTLMFNNERPIAFDINTDIKFNRNFLPFHANGMSFSALINGRNYKSTYYSIGGGFVVQEERKISKANKIIFYCTFPYPISYGDELIKFCHQLNLPISGVVLENEKSIRDIEIIDFELQRIWDTMLECMYVGCHTEGTLPGGLNVRRRAFDMHKNLIGDFTYESPQEWLKTIRKTEVKFRQILKWVSCFALAVNEVNASLGRVVTAPTNGSAGVIPAVLMYYLVIENHDADFEEIKKFLLVAGEIGSIFKKGATISAAMGGCQAEIGVSSAMAAGALCELLGGTPEQVLVAAEIAMEHHLGLTCDPIGGLVQIPCIERNSMGAIKAINAAELALETDPNNVKVPLDKVVNTMWETAKDMNTKYKETSEGGLAVGVHLSDC; this is encoded by the coding sequence ATGGAATGTATTTCTGTCTTTGATATGCTAAAAATTGGTGTAGGACCTTCGAGTTCTCACACTTTAGGACCTTGGCGCGCAGCAGAGCGCTGGATAAAAGAACTTAAAGACAAAAATCGTTTTCATAAAGTCGAAAAAGTAACGGTAGATCTTTATGGCTCTCTATCTCTAACAGGAAAAGGGCACGCTACTGATCTTGCCGTATTACTTGGTTTAACAGGTGCAGATCCTGAGCGCATTCCTGTTGATACTATAGACATCATTATTTCTTCAATTAAGAATACAAATACCTTAATGTTTAACAACGAAAGGCCAATTGCCTTTGATATTAATACAGACATTAAATTCAATCGTAACTTCTTACCTTTTCATGCCAATGGTATGTCATTTTCGGCATTAATTAATGGTCGAAATTATAAGTCTACCTACTACTCTATTGGTGGCGGATTTGTGGTTCAAGAAGAACGAAAGATTTCAAAAGCCAATAAGATTATTTTTTATTGCACATTTCCTTATCCTATTTCTTATGGTGATGAACTCATAAAGTTTTGTCATCAACTCAATTTACCTATTTCTGGTGTTGTTTTAGAAAACGAAAAGTCTATAAGAGATATTGAAATCATAGATTTTGAGTTGCAACGTATTTGGGATACCATGTTAGAATGTATGTACGTTGGTTGCCATACCGAAGGCACATTGCCTGGTGGACTTAATGTACGCAGACGAGCATTTGACATGCACAAAAACTTAATTGGTGATTTTACCTATGAAAGTCCTCAAGAGTGGCTAAAAACTATTAGAAAAACCGAAGTTAAATTTAGACAAATCCTTAAATGGGTAAGCTGTTTTGCTTTAGCGGTCAACGAAGTTAATGCATCGCTTGGACGCGTGGTTACAGCACCAACAAATGGAAGTGCTGGTGTAATTCCTGCTGTATTGATGTATTATTTAGTGATTGAAAATCATGATGCTGACTTTGAAGAAATTAAAAAATTCTTACTCGTGGCAGGCGAAATTGGCAGCATCTTTAAAAAAGGTGCAACCATAAGTGCTGCAATGGGAGGTTGCCAAGCTGAGATTGGTGTTTCATCAGCCATGGCTGCTGGTGCATTATGCGAATTACTTGGCGGAACACCAGAACAAGTTTTAGTAGCTGCAGAAATTGCCATGGAGCATCATCTTGGTCTTACTTGCGATCCTATTGGTGGATTGGTACAAATACCTTGTATAGAACGTAATTCTATGGGAGCTATAAAAGCTATAAATGCTGCTGAGTTGGCGTTAGAAACCGATCCTAATAATGTGAAAGTACCTCTCGACAAAGTGGTAAATACCATGTGGGAAACCGCTAAGGACATGAATACAAAATACAAAGAAACCTCTGAAGGAGGATTAGCTGTTGGTGTACATTTAAGCGATTGTTGA
- a CDS encoding DUF2891 domain-containing protein, whose product MKNKIILILLVLGFNCNNQKEKEVDVTEANPKPLEIVEVPQLNLEQANRLATLPIHCINTEYPNKLGQVLGGNDDLKSPQELHPAFYGCFDWHSAVHGHWSLVKLLKEFPELNNREEVIQKLLANISKENIEQEVIYFTGKHNTSYERTYGWAWLLKLAEELHTWNHPEAKILEENLQPLTDLIVERYLEFLPKLNYPIRVGEHPNTAFGLSFAYDYALAAENTQLQTLIENRAKEFYSEDQDCPLEWEPSGFDFLSPCLEEAALMKRVLPKEEFLSWVNDFLPALNNKDFNIEVGKVSDRTDGKLVHLDGVNFSRAWSLNYIAKNLPEFNHLQNLANKHINYSLPSIVGDSYEGGHWLGSFAIYALNSVSN is encoded by the coding sequence ATGAAAAATAAAATTATTTTAATATTACTTGTGTTAGGTTTCAATTGTAATAATCAAAAGGAAAAAGAGGTTGATGTTACAGAAGCCAACCCAAAACCTTTGGAAATAGTTGAAGTCCCACAACTCAACCTCGAACAAGCCAATCGTTTAGCAACACTGCCAATTCACTGTATTAATACAGAATATCCTAATAAGTTAGGACAGGTTTTAGGTGGTAATGACGATTTAAAATCTCCGCAAGAATTACATCCTGCTTTTTATGGTTGTTTCGATTGGCATTCTGCTGTGCATGGTCATTGGAGTTTGGTAAAACTATTGAAGGAGTTTCCAGAGTTGAATAATCGTGAAGAAGTCATTCAAAAATTATTAGCTAACATTTCAAAAGAAAACATAGAGCAAGAAGTTATCTATTTTACAGGGAAACACAACACTTCATACGAGCGTACTTATGGTTGGGCATGGCTGCTAAAGTTAGCAGAAGAATTACATACTTGGAATCATCCTGAAGCTAAAATCTTAGAAGAAAATCTTCAGCCTTTAACCGATTTAATTGTTGAGCGTTATTTGGAATTTCTGCCAAAACTAAATTATCCAATTAGAGTGGGAGAGCATCCTAATACTGCTTTTGGGTTGAGTTTTGCCTATGACTATGCTTTGGCTGCTGAGAATACACAGCTACAAACTTTGATTGAAAATAGAGCAAAGGAATTTTATTCAGAGGATCAAGATTGTCCGTTAGAATGGGAGCCAAGTGGTTTTGACTTTTTATCACCTTGTTTGGAAGAAGCAGCCTTAATGAAACGTGTGTTGCCAAAAGAAGAATTTCTGTCTTGGGTAAATGATTTTCTTCCAGCATTAAATAATAAAGATTTTAATATCGAAGTTGGTAAAGTGTCAGATAGAACCGATGGTAAGTTGGTACATTTAGATGGTGTGAATTTTTCAAGAGCATGGAGTCTAAATTACATTGCGAAGAATTTACCAGAGTTTAATCATCTTCAAAATTTGGCAAACAAACACATTAACTATTCCTTGCCAAGCATTGTTGGTGATAGTTATGAAGGCGGTCATTGGCTAGGAAGCTTTGCTATTTATGCACTAAACTCAGTAAGTAACTAA